The Candidatus Eisenbacteria bacterium genome contains the following window.
GCCCAGCACCTTCGCCACTCCGTCTTCCTTTCCGAAGATGAAGGCAGCAGCGCCGGCTGCAGCGGAGTATTCGAGGGCATCGCCCGGCGCTCCCTGCGACGTGTCGGCGCCTATTGCCAAGCCGTACTTGACCATACCGCCCTGGACAAGACCTATACAAACGAACATCGCCTCGCTTCCCGCCTTGCACGCAAACTCGAAGTCTGCACAGTGCGTGTTCGGCGAGGTCCCTATGGCTTCAGAGACGACCGTACCGCTGGGCTTCACGGCGTACGGATGGGATTCGGAACCGACGTAAGTGGCTTCTATGAGGGACGGGTTGATTTTGGCCCGCTTCAAGGCATTCCTGGCGGCTTCAACGGACATCGTTATCGTGTCCTGGTCCGGCGAAGGGACGGATTTCTCGACGAGCATGAGTCCCCTCTTGTAGCTCTCGGCGTCCGCACCCCAGACCTTGGCGATCTCCTCAACTTTGATGCGATGCATGGGCACGTAGGCTCCGTAGCCGACTATTCCTGCCATGACTTCCTCCTTCCCTCGTTTTCCTTCCCTGTCTCAAGAAAAGGCATAGGTTCTCACGAAACTGGTGCGAGACGAGCGGGTGTAACGACACAACTAGCCAAGATTCAGATGATAGCATCTCTGCCGATAATCGTCAATCTTGTCCGAGCACCATGGGGTGCGAGGAATGCACGGGCGTCGCGCGATCACGCACACAACGGTCACTGACCGCACTACCCTTGACTACGCGGGGGCCCTCTGGCATTATTGGAAAGATATGAACCAAGCTCAAGTCAAGCTCATGTTCCGAGCCGCCGCCAAAGCCGCAAAGGCGGCCGGCAGGATTCTCAAGTCAAGGGCTTCCCTCAGGAAGAGGGTGACCTACAAGGGCAGAGTGAATCTTGTCACAGAGGTGGACACGCTCTCCGAGGCGACCATAGTCAGCTACCTGGCGGCACGATTCCCGAATCATTCATTCCTGGCGGAAGAAGGCGGCGTTACCCAATCCGGCTCCGAGTTCCAGTGGGTGATAGACCCCCTCGACGGCACAACCAACTACGTCCACGGCTATCCCATTTACTCCGTTTCAATTGCCCTTCGCCGTCGTGAGTCCACCGTGCTGGGCGTCGTCTATGACCCAAACCTGGACGAGCTCTTCGGAGCAATCGAAGGCGGCGGCGCGCATCTCAACGGAAAGAAGATACGAGTGTCCGCCACGGCTTCCTTGTCCCAGAGCCTGCTCGCAACCGGTTTCCCTTACGACGTTCGAGAGAGCAAGAATAACAACCTCGACCACTTTTCCAATTTCGCCGTGCGGGCGCAGGCCGTGCGACGCGGAGGCTCTGCCGCCCTGGACCTTTGCCAGGTAGCCTGTGGCAGGCTGGATGGTTTCTGGGAGCTCAAGCTTGGCCCCTGGGACACGGCCGCGGGCGCCTTGATCGTCAAGGAGGCCGGCGGAACGCTGACCGATTTCAGCGGCAACGACTTCGATATATTCAAGAAAGAAATCGCGGCTTCGAATGGGAAGATTCACAAGGAGATGCTGAGGACGCTCGAGCTGTCTCTCGACAACGCTCGGCGCACAAGAGGCGGTTCTCGCCCTCGGCGCACCAAGAATGGCT
Protein-coding sequences here:
- a CDS encoding inositol monophosphatase family protein yields the protein MNQAQVKLMFRAAAKAAKAAGRILKSRASLRKRVTYKGRVNLVTEVDTLSEATIVSYLAARFPNHSFLAEEGGVTQSGSEFQWVIDPLDGTTNYVHGYPIYSVSIALRRRESTVLGVVYDPNLDELFGAIEGGGAHLNGKKIRVSATASLSQSLLATGFPYDVRESKNNNLDHFSNFAVRAQAVRRGGSAALDLCQVACGRLDGFWELKLGPWDTAAGALIVKEAGGTLTDFSGNDFDIFKKEIAASNGKIHKEMLRTLELSLDNARRTRGGSRPRRTKNGSRARSAGGGPGSQQFRSRAKHTRGLRSPLSRTDGRRNGVGR
- a CDS encoding hydroxymethylglutaryl-CoA synthase; its protein translation is MAGIVGYGAYVPMHRIKVEEIAKVWGADAESYKRGLMLVEKSVPSPDQDTITMSVEAARNALKRAKINPSLIEATYVGSESHPYAVKPSGTVVSEAIGTSPNTHCADFEFACKAGSEAMFVCIGLVQGGMVKYGLAIGADTSQGAPGDALEYSAAAGAAAFIFGKEDGVAKVLGTHTFMTDTPDFWRREYEYYPRHGGRFTGEQAYFRHVTTAATQMMEKMSLKPQDFAYAVFHQPNGKFPMQVGQKLGFKKEQLETGWLSPILGNTYSGSSPMGLTAILDVAKPGDKIFMTSYGSGAGSDAFVFEVTKEIEKVQNLAPKTRQQLDRKSYIEYGVYAKFRGKILKNE